Proteins co-encoded in one Bacillus sp. FSL H8-0547 genomic window:
- a CDS encoding glycoside hydrolase family 66 protein codes for MRKKFLLLLSLLCCLLAIFLYKNNHSTPVLDKKETADITDIHTDKARYEPGEPVRFEASLAERSGRSLSITYMKLNEKIKTQIVNADNGKAVWSWQPPGDDFKGYLVKVQSEKDAKTIAVDVSSSWSVFPRYGFLSEFGDVSEKEAASVLKKLNRHHINGIQFYDWHYEHQQPLKMTQNGPSSEWKDIAGRSIQLDTVKNYIERAHEYGMNAMAYNLLYGAFRGAEEDGVKKEWMLFKDPHQKEPDFHPLPDDWKSDVILANSNDRSWQDYLIGRQKQVYQALDFDGWHIDQLGDRGAVYDSKGKSVNLADGFDEFIHYAKSQSPDKKMVMNAVNQYGQENISSAPADFLYTEVWDPYKYYGDLKKIIDDNRTMSDSRMNTVLAAYMNYDLSDTRGTFNPSGIFLTNSVIFASGGAHLELGEHMLSKEYFPHNQLKSDDELSDGLIRYYDFLTAYQNLMRSRDLKETKTELESRSDVKISAMPEKGAVWSFAKQNRHQKVLHFINFLEADSMEWRDTSGTQPEPELRKNVSIRLSEPRKIKSIWMASPDTKEGMPRAVSFTQKGNNVIMTLPSLKYWSMAVIEYDKSM; via the coding sequence ATGAGAAAAAAATTTCTTTTGCTGTTGTCTCTCCTTTGCTGTCTTTTGGCAATTTTCCTCTATAAGAATAACCATAGTACTCCGGTTCTCGATAAGAAGGAAACTGCAGACATCACTGACATTCACACAGATAAAGCAAGATACGAACCCGGAGAGCCTGTCAGATTTGAGGCATCACTTGCAGAACGCTCCGGCAGAAGCCTTTCCATTACCTATATGAAACTGAATGAGAAAATCAAAACCCAAATCGTAAATGCTGATAACGGAAAAGCCGTCTGGTCCTGGCAGCCTCCCGGGGATGATTTTAAAGGCTACCTCGTGAAGGTGCAGTCCGAAAAAGACGCTAAAACCATTGCAGTTGACGTTTCAAGCAGCTGGTCTGTTTTCCCACGCTACGGCTTTTTATCCGAATTTGGCGATGTCAGTGAAAAAGAAGCCGCTTCTGTGCTGAAAAAACTGAACCGGCATCATATAAACGGCATCCAGTTTTACGACTGGCATTATGAACATCAACAGCCGCTGAAGATGACACAAAACGGACCTTCTTCTGAATGGAAGGATATCGCCGGAAGAAGCATTCAGCTGGATACTGTAAAAAACTATATTGAGAGGGCTCATGAATACGGAATGAATGCCATGGCCTACAATCTGCTTTACGGAGCATTCAGAGGAGCAGAAGAAGACGGGGTCAAAAAGGAATGGATGCTGTTTAAGGATCCGCATCAAAAGGAACCTGATTTTCACCCTCTTCCTGATGACTGGAAAAGTGATGTCATCCTTGCAAACTCCAATGACCGCAGCTGGCAGGATTATCTGATCGGCAGGCAGAAGCAAGTCTATCAGGCTCTTGATTTTGACGGCTGGCACATCGACCAACTCGGGGACCGCGGAGCAGTGTATGATTCTAAAGGGAAATCTGTTAATCTCGCAGACGGCTTTGATGAATTTATCCATTACGCCAAATCACAATCTCCTGATAAAAAAATGGTGATGAATGCCGTCAATCAGTACGGCCAGGAGAATATATCGTCGGCTCCGGCAGACTTTTTGTACACAGAAGTCTGGGATCCTTACAAGTACTATGGTGATCTGAAGAAGATCATTGATGACAACAGAACCATGTCAGACAGCAGAATGAACACCGTCCTTGCCGCCTACATGAACTATGACCTTTCAGATACAAGAGGCACATTCAATCCGTCCGGCATCTTTTTGACAAACAGCGTCATTTTCGCAAGCGGCGGAGCCCATCTGGAGCTTGGCGAGCATATGCTGTCCAAAGAATATTTTCCCCACAATCAGCTTAAAAGTGATGATGAACTGTCAGACGGCCTGATTCGCTATTATGATTTTCTGACAGCTTACCAGAATCTTATGCGGAGCAGAGATTTAAAAGAAACGAAAACGGAATTGGAGAGCCGTTCTGATGTAAAAATCTCCGCCATGCCGGAAAAAGGAGCAGTCTGGTCGTTTGCCAAACAAAACAGGCATCAGAAAGTGCTCCATTTCATTAACTTTTTAGAGGCGGACTCCATGGAATGGCGAGATACGTCTGGCACGCAGCCTGAACCTGAGCTTCGTAAAAACGTGTCCATCCGTTTATCTGAACCTCGGAAGATAAAAAGCATCTGGATGGCAAGTCCTGACACGAAAGAAGGAATGCCCCGGGCTGTTTCGTTCACCCAAAAGGGCAACAATGTCATCATGACCCTGCCTTCGCTCAAATATTGGAGTATGGCTGTCATTGAGTATGATAAGAGTATGTAA